One window of Leptotrichia sp. oral taxon 498 genomic DNA carries:
- a CDS encoding DUF2207 domain-containing protein, whose product MRGIAIIYIIAIIILLIYCIWTVKFWGKNFFKKDVLPKLKVPKSISAMGVGILNNSRPEKNFHIGIFSLVEKNFITAKREKLFENMGFQSDILYKKNLEKSKSNYYRQDELFAEERWVLDSLSDSEKGILSDYQSFGNREKLPKMDEKNIDRRKEIFREVLQVLIIFLVAFLINVILKGSSDNSSNGSSSSSYNQKSLDPFFEKMFEIYKRTKKKFLGSFWSPEKLEEFIIYKKNSGFYIFYFGVILASIIMTSKDVKFGSGEGNFGLIVLAAIIVFFLESLWLRISFLPIFSKYIPKILKIFIALVFLFSLYSFMLPNIAFIFELRFYILIPLTFVILFFIYKKLIVRYTENGLLAMNEIESFRKYILNFEKLKVPTFSSEDELIENFQQMYIYAFALGIEKRFLNFLDVTLEKNNFAGRKEFIYEKFLISTVFCDKKLLGELKVNIMGR is encoded by the coding sequence ATGAGAGGAATAGCAATTATCTATATAATTGCAATTATAATTTTACTGATTTATTGTATTTGGACAGTAAAATTTTGGGGCAAAAATTTTTTCAAAAAAGATGTACTACCAAAATTGAAAGTTCCGAAAAGCATTTCTGCAATGGGAGTTGGAATTTTGAATAATTCTAGGCCGGAGAAAAATTTTCATATTGGGATATTTTCTTTGGTTGAGAAAAATTTTATAACTGCGAAAAGAGAAAAACTTTTTGAAAATATGGGTTTTCAATCAGATATTTTGTATAAGAAAAATTTGGAAAAATCTAAAAGTAATTATTATAGACAAGATGAGCTTTTTGCAGAAGAGCGATGGGTTTTAGATAGCTTGTCGGATTCTGAAAAGGGGATTTTGAGTGATTATCAAAGTTTTGGGAATAGAGAGAAATTGCCGAAAATGGATGAAAAAAATATTGATAGAAGAAAAGAGATTTTTAGAGAAGTCTTGCAAGTGTTAATAATTTTTTTAGTAGCTTTTTTGATAAATGTAATTTTAAAGGGTTCGTCGGATAATTCGAGTAACGGCTCTTCGAGTAGTTCATATAATCAAAAATCTTTAGATCCTTTTTTTGAAAAAATGTTTGAGATTTATAAAAGGACGAAGAAAAAGTTTTTAGGTTCATTTTGGTCGCCTGAAAAATTGGAAGAATTTATAATTTACAAGAAAAATTCAGGATTTTATATTTTTTATTTTGGAGTTATTTTAGCTTCAATTATAATGACAAGTAAAGATGTAAAATTTGGAAGTGGGGAAGGGAATTTTGGACTTATAGTTTTAGCTGCAATAATCGTTTTTTTCTTGGAAAGTCTTTGGCTAAGAATATCATTTTTACCGATATTTTCTAAGTATATCCCAAAAATATTAAAAATTTTTATTGCATTGGTATTTTTATTTTCGTTGTATAGTTTTATGTTGCCAAATATTGCATTCATATTTGAACTAAGATTTTATATTTTAATTCCATTGACATTTGTAATTCTATTTTTCATTTACAAAAAGTTAATCGTGCGGTATACTGAAAACGGACTTTTGGCTATGAATGAAATTGAATCATTCAGAAAATACATTTTAAATTTTGAAAAATTGAAAGTTCCCACTTTTTCAAGTGAAGATGAATTAATCGAAAATTTTCAGCAAATGTATATTTACGCTTTTGCTTTGGGAATTGAAAAAAGATTTTTGAATTTTTTGGATGTTACTTTGGAGAAAAA
- a CDS encoding META domain-containing protein yields the protein MKRKILLILAVIFAFNYTTFSAVTQKTQGNLEQSMVSTDSTDTDYLRGTSWQLTSIKESKFRPAITDGVSKIKINFTEDGFNGTSGVNNFFGTYALSQNGGILMSDAGTTEMAGSRKMMKLESKFMKILQNVEKVRYNKNTLVLETEKGETLTFKNVTYNNSNNSSKGNIEKAISSTQWKVTNISGKKVNLKGKGITVNFDGGRISGNSGVNSYSGNYEIKNNNIRIVSELMLTAMLGPNDAMAIEEEFINILKDVKYTRLVDNNTMILSTETGATITMKKVK from the coding sequence ATGAAAAGGAAAATTTTGTTGATTTTGGCTGTAATTTTTGCATTTAATTATACAACTTTTTCAGCGGTAACACAGAAAACTCAGGGTAATTTGGAACAAAGTATGGTAAGTACAGATAGTACAGATACAGATTATTTGAGAGGCACTTCGTGGCAGTTGACTAGTATTAAAGAAAGTAAATTTAGACCTGCAATAACTGATGGAGTAAGTAAAATTAAAATTAATTTTACGGAAGATGGTTTTAACGGGACTTCAGGAGTGAATAATTTTTTTGGAACTTATGCTTTAAGCCAGAACGGTGGTATTCTTATGTCTGATGCAGGTACGACTGAAATGGCAGGTTCTAGAAAAATGATGAAGTTGGAAAGTAAATTTATGAAAATTTTACAAAATGTGGAAAAAGTTAGATACAATAAAAATACTCTAGTTTTAGAAACAGAGAAAGGTGAAACTCTAACTTTTAAAAATGTAACTTACAATAATTCTAACAATTCGTCAAAAGGTAATATTGAAAAAGCAATTTCATCGACTCAATGGAAAGTTACAAATATTTCTGGGAAAAAAGTAAACTTAAAAGGTAAAGGAATTACAGTAAATTTTGATGGAGGAAGAATTAGCGGAAACTCTGGAGTAAATTCATATTCTGGAAATTATGAAATAAAAAATAATAACATTCGTATCGTTTCTGAATTAATGCTTACAGCGATGTTAGGTCCAAATGATGCAATGGCAATAGAAGAAGAATTTATAAATATATTAAAAGATGTAAAATATACAAGATTAGTTGATAACAACACTATGATTTTGTCAACAGAAACAGGTGCTACAATAACAATGAAAAAAGTGAAATAA
- a CDS encoding DUF937 domain-containing protein produces the protein MNLEALLGLLQGQDLEKLAQQVGGSSKEVRNGVAAALPAILAAVNKNANNSEKAQGLNKALEQHDGSVLNNLGGYLQNPDLKDGAGILNHLFGGNTQNVANAVSQSSGLDAQGSIKILETLAPLVLGVLGQQKKENNLDAQGIGDLTSKLSSSLEGASGIMGMITNFLDSNKDGNVMDDLTGMIGKFLGGNK, from the coding sequence ATGAATTTAGAAGCATTATTGGGACTTTTACAAGGACAGGATTTAGAAAAATTAGCTCAGCAAGTTGGTGGGAGCAGCAAAGAAGTGAGAAATGGAGTAGCAGCAGCTCTACCTGCAATTTTAGCGGCAGTTAATAAAAATGCAAATAATAGTGAAAAAGCACAGGGATTGAATAAAGCGTTGGAACAGCACGATGGATCAGTATTGAATAATCTTGGGGGCTATTTGCAAAATCCTGATTTAAAAGATGGAGCAGGAATTTTGAACCATTTATTTGGTGGAAATACACAGAATGTGGCAAATGCTGTTTCCCAATCAAGCGGTTTAGATGCACAAGGCAGTATAAAAATTCTAGAAACTTTAGCACCACTAGTTTTAGGAGTATTGGGGCAGCAAAAAAAGGAAAATAATCTGGATGCGCAAGGAATTGGTGATTTAACTTCAAAACTTTCATCAAGTTTGGAAGGAGCGAGTGGAATTATGGGTATGATTACAAATTTTTTGGATTCAAATAAAGATGGGAATGTGATGGATGATTTAACTGGAATGATTGGTAAATTTTTGGGTGGAAATAAATAA
- a CDS encoding lipoprotein codes for MKKIFEVIILSGLFLAGCAKSGKDESDKKNKERENIENIIKKENIFSNNSIEAVLKIFSEKSEKNRIGINKFEKLIFENRNYYYAKINSKENSIYALDYSGINVTGIFLKVNKVDSANLGVIENLVANLIQVSDSKLKDSEARAIYAEILSKLKDNEFSSSLTYTNGITYGLQINSATGEFIFYAKEADTQNAQKDFQNIAIDEKSFQTKVVRNKIN; via the coding sequence ATGAAAAAAATTTTTGAAGTCATCATTTTATCGGGGCTGTTTCTAGCTGGCTGTGCAAAAAGTGGGAAAGATGAAAGTGATAAAAAAAATAAAGAAAGAGAAAATATAGAAAATATTATCAAAAAAGAGAATATTTTTTCAAATAATTCGATTGAAGCGGTACTTAAAATATTTTCTGAAAAATCTGAAAAAAATAGAATAGGAATTAATAAATTTGAAAAATTAATTTTTGAAAACAGAAATTATTATTATGCTAAAATAAATTCTAAAGAAAATTCAATTTATGCGCTAGATTATAGCGGAATAAATGTAACAGGAATATTTTTAAAAGTAAATAAAGTGGACAGTGCAAATTTGGGAGTAATTGAAAATTTAGTGGCAAATTTAATTCAGGTGTCTGACAGTAAATTAAAAGATTCTGAAGCAAGAGCTATTTATGCAGAAATTTTATCAAAATTAAAAGATAACGAATTTTCCAGTTCACTTACATATACAAATGGGATAACTTACGGATTACAAATAAACAGTGCAACGGGAGAATTTATATTTTATGCAAAAGAAGCTGATACACAAAACGCACAGAAAGATTTTCAAAACATCGCCATCGACGAAAAATCATTCCAGACAAAAGTAGTAAGAAACAAAATCAATTAG
- a CDS encoding phosphate/phosphite/phosphonate ABC transporter substrate-binding protein — protein sequence MKKNILKLLTLVMTLFFMISCSKKNDTIKIVFLPNEANESLKKSRDEFANIIQKATGKKVEIITTTDYNITVENIVSGQAQITYIGAEAYLKARERSKDIEAVLTNAGESGTLKDSLYYSFIAVRSEDAAKYKTGNNFDLKKLKGKTIGFVTNSSTSGFKIPGKIIADEFGIKNTDELIEPNKVFSKVVFGASHPGTQALLFKGDVDVATFAIPKSFTTYELTSGTDFRSGATYTVKKGAVAPFGQYAGKSFTVIRSIPVYNGPIVFNTKTLSKEDQEKIKKALMSKEVTDNPYIFSPKETTKNSKIRGLFLRENPNVGFIETNTAWYESMKGIK from the coding sequence ATGAAAAAAAACATTTTGAAACTTTTGACTTTGGTAATGACATTATTTTTTATGATAAGCTGTTCCAAAAAGAATGACACGATAAAAATTGTCTTTTTACCAAACGAAGCAAATGAATCATTAAAAAAATCACGAGATGAATTTGCCAACATAATCCAAAAAGCTACAGGAAAAAAAGTAGAAATTATAACAACTACTGACTACAATATCACAGTCGAGAATATTGTATCTGGGCAAGCACAAATTACTTATATCGGTGCCGAAGCCTATTTAAAAGCAAGAGAACGTTCAAAAGATATTGAAGCTGTGCTTACAAATGCTGGAGAAAGCGGAACTTTAAAAGATTCACTATATTACAGCTTTATCGCTGTTCGTAGTGAAGATGCCGCTAAATATAAAACTGGAAATAACTTTGACTTAAAAAAGCTTAAAGGAAAAACAATCGGATTTGTTACAAACAGCTCAACTTCAGGATTTAAAATTCCTGGAAAGATTATAGCTGATGAATTTGGAATAAAAAATACAGATGAATTGATTGAGCCAAATAAAGTGTTTTCAAAAGTTGTTTTTGGCGCTTCTCACCCTGGAACACAAGCGTTATTATTTAAAGGAGATGTTGATGTGGCGACATTTGCCATTCCAAAATCATTTACAACTTATGAACTAACTTCTGGAACTGACTTTAGATCTGGTGCTACTTACACAGTTAAGAAAGGAGCTGTCGCACCATTTGGACAGTATGCCGGAAAAAGTTTCACTGTAATCCGTTCAATTCCTGTCTACAACGGACCTATTGTGTTTAACACAAAAACTTTGTCAAAGGAAGATCAGGAAAAAATCAAAAAGGCTTTGATGTCTAAAGAAGTTACAGACAATCCATATATTTTCAGTCCAAAAGAAACAACAAAAAATTCAAAAATTAGAGGATTATTTTTAAGAGAAAATCCAAATGTTGGATTTATCGAAACAAATACCGCATGGTATGAAAGTATGAAAGGTATCAAATAA
- a CDS encoding RNA-binding S4 domain-containing protein yields MRLDKFLKVTRIIKRRTVAKELADNGNITVNGEQKKSSYEVKKNDIFEIKYFSKNIKVKVLDLPPESLKKELIDNYIQII; encoded by the coding sequence ATGAGATTAGACAAATTTTTAAAAGTTACAAGAATTATAAAAAGAAGAACCGTTGCAAAAGAATTGGCCGACAACGGCAATATCACTGTAAATGGAGAACAAAAAAAATCTTCTTATGAAGTGAAAAAAAATGATATTTTTGAAATAAAATATTTTAGCAAAAATATAAAAGTAAAAGTTTTAGATTTGCCACCAGAAAGCTTAAAAAAAGAACTTATAGACAATTATATACAAATTATTTAA
- a CDS encoding FUSC family protein, with protein MKKYIKDFFKIRRIDATMDLPILCSLCMAIPIFTGYFTNNFRNAMISALAGIIVVYFPLFGSLKEKMSALLGCSFGFIFSYSAGLIFSFNKIIIVFILGFVSFIIHYVVLHFELKPPRSFFFIMVCATASSLPHLPISKIAENVGYLTFGTLSTCVIAFVYSLFFQNKIKNKKLNLVKLEKKINLGDEKNKKIESLIVGIFMSLSLAIGFLLKIKNPYWICVACIAIMQGTSKIHVFKRSIQRMCGTILGVGFCYLILIVSQNDIFYICVSIVVLQFIVEYLVPRNYGIAVIFITPLTILLSEAGSLTLNNHFLFIFSRFENTIIGSILGLIGGFLIFSEGKKTFYKK; from the coding sequence ATGAAAAAGTACATTAAAGATTTTTTTAAAATAAGAAGAATCGATGCAACAATGGATTTACCAATACTTTGTAGCTTATGTATGGCAATTCCGATATTTACTGGATATTTTACAAATAATTTTAGAAATGCGATGATTTCAGCGTTAGCGGGAATTATAGTTGTTTATTTTCCACTTTTTGGGAGCTTAAAAGAAAAAATGTCTGCTCTTTTGGGGTGTTCATTTGGATTTATATTTTCATATTCGGCAGGACTTATCTTTAGTTTTAATAAAATTATAATCGTTTTTATTTTGGGATTTGTTTCTTTTATCATACATTATGTAGTTTTACATTTTGAGTTAAAGCCACCTAGAAGTTTTTTCTTTATTATGGTTTGTGCAACTGCAAGTTCCCTTCCACACTTACCAATTTCAAAAATAGCGGAAAATGTCGGTTATTTAACATTCGGAACACTTTCTACTTGTGTCATAGCTTTTGTTTATAGCTTGTTTTTTCAAAACAAAATAAAAAATAAAAAATTAAATTTAGTAAAACTTGAAAAGAAAATTAATTTGGGAGATGAAAAAAATAAAAAAATTGAAAGTCTTATAGTTGGAATTTTTATGAGTCTTTCTCTTGCAATAGGATTTTTGTTAAAAATCAAAAATCCTTATTGGATTTGTGTAGCTTGTATTGCAATCATGCAAGGGACATCTAAAATTCATGTGTTTAAACGAAGTATTCAAAGAATGTGTGGAACAATTTTGGGAGTTGGATTTTGTTATTTAATACTTATCGTTTCCCAAAATGATATATTTTATATATGTGTTTCAATAGTTGTTTTGCAGTTTATTGTGGAATATTTAGTGCCGAGAAATTATGGAATAGCTGTAATTTTTATAACACCACTTACAATTTTACTGTCAGAAGCTGGAAGCCTTACATTAAATAATCATTTTTTATTTATTTTCAGTCGTTTTGAAAATACCATAATTGGAAGTATATTAGGTTTGATAGGTGGATTTTTAATATTTTCCGAAGGGAAAAAAACATTTTATAAAAAATAG
- the gap gene encoding type I glyceraldehyde-3-phosphate dehydrogenase, whose translation MAVKVAINGFGRIGRLALRLMSEQTDKFEVVAINDLTDSKMLAHLFKYDSSQGRFNGTIEVKEGAFVVNGNEIKVFAEADPEKLPWGKLGVDVVLEATGFFATKEKAEKHVKAGAKKVVITAPGGNDVKTVVYNVNHEILDGSETVISGASCTTNCLAPMAKALNDKFGIVTGTMTTIHAYTGDQNTLDAPHRKGDLRRARAAAVNIVPNSTGAAKAIGLVVPELNGKLDGAAQRVPVPTGSLTELVSILNKKVTVDEVNAAMKEASTESFGYTEEPLVSSDIVGIHFGSLFDATQTKIVQNGDVQLVKTVSWYDNEMSYTSQLIRTLGYFASKISK comes from the coding sequence ATGGCAGTTAAAGTAGCAATTAATGGATTTGGAAGAATCGGGAGATTAGCATTAAGATTAATGTCTGAACAAACAGATAAATTTGAAGTTGTAGCAATTAATGACTTAACAGATTCTAAAATGTTAGCTCACTTATTCAAATACGATTCATCTCAAGGAAGATTCAACGGAACTATCGAAGTTAAAGAAGGAGCTTTCGTAGTAAATGGAAATGAAATTAAAGTTTTCGCAGAAGCTGATCCTGAAAAATTACCTTGGGGTAAATTAGGAGTAGACGTAGTATTAGAAGCAACAGGTTTCTTTGCAACTAAAGAAAAAGCTGAAAAACACGTAAAAGCAGGAGCTAAAAAAGTAGTTATTACTGCACCTGGTGGAAACGATGTTAAAACTGTAGTTTACAACGTAAACCATGAAATCTTGGATGGTTCAGAAACAGTTATTTCAGGAGCTTCTTGTACAACTAACTGTTTAGCACCAATGGCTAAAGCATTAAATGATAAATTTGGAATCGTAACTGGAACAATGACAACTATCCACGCTTACACAGGAGACCAAAATACATTAGATGCACCACATAGAAAAGGTGATTTAAGAAGAGCAAGAGCTGCTGCGGTAAATATCGTACCTAACTCAACAGGAGCTGCAAAAGCAATTGGATTAGTAGTACCTGAATTAAATGGAAAATTAGATGGAGCTGCTCAAAGAGTACCTGTTCCAACTGGTTCATTAACTGAATTAGTATCTATCTTAAACAAAAAAGTAACTGTCGACGAAGTAAATGCAGCTATGAAAGAAGCATCTACTGAATCATTCGGATACACTGAAGAACCATTAGTATCTTCTGACATTGTTGGAATCCACTTTGGATCATTATTTGATGCAACTCAAACTAAAATTGTTCAAAATGGAGATGTTCAATTAGTTAAAACAGTATCTTGGTATGACAATGAAATGTCTTACACTTCTCAATTAATCAGAACATTAGGATATTTTGCAAGTAAAATTTCTAAATAA
- the ftsZ gene encoding cell division protein FtsZ yields the protein MENLNSTVKLKVVGVGGAGGNAINDMIESNITTVEFIAINTDQQDLDRSKATSKVLLGRGTGAGADPEKGRSAARDSEDKIKEVLEGTDMLFITAGMGGGTGTGASPIIAEVAKSMGILTVAVVTKPFSFEGPIKKNNALAGIKNLKENVDTLIAIPNDKLFEIPGMNITLLNAFKEANGILKIGIKGISDLIMKQGTINLDFADIRSIMQNSGIAMLGFGEANGDEKAKSATAQALNSPLLEKSIEGARKILINITGGPDVSLNEVNEVANTVTAKAGSEPNLIWGYILDEELEGTISVSIVATDFQDNLHSNIQENNNSKTVRFAPEIKKEEIKPLSSEEEKQQKSDIFSEKDENQKKDFDDEDEDDDDSMSDFVLPPFFQE from the coding sequence ATGGAAAATTTAAATAGTACTGTAAAATTAAAAGTAGTAGGAGTAGGTGGTGCTGGTGGTAACGCAATAAACGATATGATTGAAAGTAACATAACAACTGTAGAATTTATAGCTATAAATACGGACCAGCAAGATTTAGATAGATCAAAGGCAACATCAAAAGTTCTTTTAGGAAGAGGAACAGGAGCAGGAGCGGATCCTGAAAAAGGTAGAAGTGCAGCAAGAGATTCTGAAGATAAGATAAAAGAAGTGCTGGAAGGTACAGACATGTTATTCATTACAGCAGGAATGGGCGGAGGAACAGGAACAGGAGCTTCTCCAATTATAGCTGAAGTGGCAAAGTCAATGGGAATTTTAACAGTCGCAGTTGTAACAAAACCTTTTAGTTTTGAAGGGCCTATCAAAAAAAATAACGCATTGGCCGGGATTAAAAATTTAAAAGAAAATGTCGACACGTTAATTGCTATACCAAATGATAAATTATTTGAAATTCCAGGAATGAATATCACTTTGTTAAATGCTTTTAAGGAAGCAAATGGGATATTAAAAATAGGTATAAAAGGAATTTCTGACTTAATTATGAAACAAGGAACTATAAATCTTGACTTTGCAGATATTAGATCTATTATGCAAAATTCAGGTATTGCTATGCTTGGTTTTGGGGAAGCAAATGGAGATGAAAAAGCAAAAAGTGCTACAGCTCAAGCATTGAACAGTCCATTATTGGAAAAATCAATAGAAGGGGCAAGAAAAATATTGATAAACATTACAGGTGGACCAGATGTTTCACTAAATGAAGTAAATGAAGTTGCAAATACAGTAACAGCAAAAGCTGGAAGTGAACCTAACTTAATTTGGGGATATATTTTGGATGAAGAATTAGAAGGAACAATTAGTGTGTCAATTGTAGCAACAGATTTTCAAGATAATCTTCATTCAAATATACAAGAAAATAATAATTCAAAAACTGTGAGATTTGCTCCAGAAATAAAGAAAGAAGAAATTAAACCATTATCATCAGAGGAAGAAAAACAGCAAAAATCAGATATTTTTTCAGAAAAGGATGAGAATCAAAAAAAAGATTTTGACGATGAAGATGAAGACGATGACGACAGTATGTCTGATTTTGTCTTACCACCATTTTTTCAAGAATAA